The Halosimplex litoreum genome has a window encoding:
- a CDS encoding carboxylate--amine ligase → MATGRHSEGAVLIPTARQMKSYACMRSLAQRGVRTVVASEHEQIPHFASQYCSEQVQLSAAPEELTAYRDALLDIAARSDVETILPIRECDTYLFAKYRDRFEEYVSLVTPDLDTLGKAQDRMRLSEEARRAGVPQARTRRLSDVDEWDSDVVIKSRYNLLTSDYVDSLSADDAEESRSVRFLRAGEEPDPDAIRAEMAHDPIVQDYIHESDRYLYCGLWDHGEPLASSQHKQIRSNSWVGGGAVYRVSAYSQEVNRVATRLLSHLDWHGLVCAEYARDEETGEWKFLELNPRVWQSLPAATRANADFPYYYWLRAQGRPEAIDPTYETGVGTHMAYGELSHLLSIRTDDSPFLDRPAFGQTLLNIATSCVVDPRFDNIRLDDPQFFVDAVRNALSSDESGGRQYVAGTATDEPPA, encoded by the coding sequence ATGGCAACCGGACGGCACTCGGAGGGCGCGGTGCTCATCCCGACGGCGCGACAGATGAAGAGTTACGCGTGCATGCGGTCGCTCGCCCAGCGGGGCGTCCGGACGGTCGTGGCGTCCGAGCACGAGCAGATCCCTCATTTCGCCTCACAGTACTGTTCCGAACAGGTACAGCTGTCGGCGGCTCCCGAAGAGCTGACCGCCTACAGGGACGCGCTGCTGGATATCGCCGCCCGGTCGGACGTCGAGACGATCCTCCCCATCCGGGAGTGCGACACGTATCTCTTCGCGAAGTACCGGGATCGGTTCGAGGAGTACGTCTCGCTCGTGACCCCCGACCTCGACACCCTGGGGAAGGCCCAGGACCGGATGCGGCTCTCCGAGGAGGCGCGACGAGCGGGCGTCCCGCAGGCGCGGACGCGCCGGCTCTCCGACGTCGACGAGTGGGACTCGGACGTGGTGATCAAGTCCCGGTACAACCTGCTGACGAGCGACTACGTCGACTCGCTGTCGGCCGACGACGCCGAGGAGTCCCGGAGCGTCCGATTCCTCCGGGCGGGCGAGGAACCCGACCCGGATGCGATCCGCGCCGAGATGGCTCACGACCCCATCGTCCAGGACTACATCCACGAGAGCGACCGGTATCTGTACTGCGGGCTGTGGGACCACGGGGAGCCGCTGGCGTCGTCCCAGCACAAGCAGATCCGGAGTAACTCCTGGGTCGGCGGCGGGGCGGTCTACCGCGTGTCCGCGTACTCCCAGGAGGTCAACCGGGTGGCGACCCGGCTGCTCTCGCACCTCGACTGGCACGGCCTGGTCTGTGCGGAGTACGCCAGAGACGAGGAGACCGGCGAGTGGAAGTTCCTCGAACTCAATCCGCGGGTCTGGCAGTCGCTGCCCGCCGCCACCCGCGCGAACGCCGACTTCCCGTACTACTACTGGCTTCGGGCGCAGGGTCGACCCGAAGCGATCGACCCGACGTACGAGACCGGGGTCGGGACGCACATGGCCTACGGTGAACTCTCGCACCTGCTGAGCATCCGCACCGACGACTCGCCGTTCCTCGACCGCCCGGCGTTCGGACAGACGCTCCTGAACATCGCCACCTCGTGCGTCGTGGACCCTCGATTCGACAACATCCGACTCGACGACCCGCAGTTTTTCGTCGACGCCGTCCGAAACGCCCTCTCCTCGGACGAGTCCGGTGGCAGACAGTACGTCGCCGGGACGGCCACCGACGAGCCGCCCGCATAG
- a CDS encoding polysaccharide deacetylase family protein: MSDSEHEFGLCLTHDVDRPYKTWAHALFYTALERDPSHLSALRYERNPYWQFDRIARLEDDLGVRSAFYFLSEPSLRSKSASQLRDWNEWVQLLFRYDLTQPELAEAMWKLADGGWEVGLHGSYDSYDDRERLAHEKERIERTLGEEITGGRQHYLNLDPPASWRHHRAIGLDYDASLGADTYGFQHGYDVRRPFDDEFVVFPLTFMETDLPDPGESFEAAWAVCAELLEEAAANDAVMTVLWHPRYFATDEFPGHARLYRRLIETAEEMGAWVGSPGAYYERYLSGEDERERATATDDRAETADD; the protein is encoded by the coding sequence ATGAGCGATAGCGAACACGAGTTCGGTCTGTGTCTCACGCACGACGTGGACCGGCCGTACAAGACCTGGGCGCACGCGCTGTTCTACACCGCGCTGGAGCGAGACCCGAGCCACCTCAGCGCGCTCCGGTACGAGAGAAACCCCTACTGGCAGTTCGACCGGATCGCCCGACTCGAAGACGACCTCGGCGTCCGCTCGGCGTTTTACTTCCTCTCGGAGCCGTCGCTGCGCTCGAAATCCGCGTCACAGCTCCGCGACTGGAACGAGTGGGTCCAGCTGCTCTTCCGGTACGACCTCACCCAGCCGGAGCTCGCGGAGGCGATGTGGAAACTCGCCGACGGCGGCTGGGAGGTTGGCCTCCACGGTTCGTACGACTCCTACGACGACCGCGAGCGGCTGGCCCACGAGAAAGAGCGCATCGAACGCACCCTCGGCGAGGAGATCACGGGCGGTCGCCAGCACTACCTCAACCTCGACCCGCCCGCGTCGTGGCGCCACCACCGGGCGATCGGGCTCGACTACGACGCGAGCCTCGGCGCCGACACCTACGGCTTCCAGCACGGCTACGACGTGCGACGGCCGTTCGACGACGAGTTCGTCGTCTTCCCGCTGACGTTCATGGAGACGGACCTCCCCGACCCAGGTGAGTCGTTCGAGGCGGCGTGGGCCGTCTGCGCGGAGCTGCTCGAGGAGGCCGCGGCCAACGACGCCGTGATGACCGTCCTCTGGCACCCCCGCTACTTCGCGACCGACGAGTTTCCCGGCCACGCGCGGCTGTATCGCCGACTGATCGAGACGGCCGAGGAGATGGGCGCCTGGGTCGGGTCGCCCGGCGCGTACTACGAGCGATATCTCTCGGGCGAAGACGAGCGCGAGCGAGCCACGGCGACCGACGACCGAGCGGAGACGGCCGACGACTGA
- a CDS encoding type II toxin-antitoxin system RelE family toxin, translating to MDPSTQDRIMDKLDEVVSSEWREPSDFLEPLTGSPYRKLRVGGYRVGCRLLHESKTLRVESVRKREGAYTADDD from the coding sequence ATAGACCCGTCCACGCAGGACAGGATCATGGACAAGCTGGACGAGGTAGTCTCCTCCGAGTGGCGCGAGCCGAGCGATTTTCTCGAACCGCTAACGGGGTCTCCTTACCGAAAACTTCGGGTCGGTGGATATCGAGTGGGCTGTCGCCTACTCCACGAGTCGAAGACACTCCGCGTCGAGAGCGTCCGGAAACGCGAAGGCGCGTACACAGCTGATGACGACTGA
- a CDS encoding winged helix-turn-helix domain-containing protein, with protein sequence MNEAVEAEWVDETTPFERVYEVVRRTYEAESADELADRARVSPTTARKHLRTLTDAGEVTTTEDGGTTLYRRSETAIVTEHAQTLLQERSPEAISTGIAEMKATIRGWREEYGVDSPEEFARELAVADADGEHGSVLTEWQTTRRNLALAQAALAIADAQRDGHLTGTDDGDGGHGDSSLPV encoded by the coding sequence GTGAACGAGGCCGTCGAAGCGGAGTGGGTCGACGAAACGACGCCGTTCGAACGAGTATACGAAGTCGTTCGACGGACGTACGAAGCCGAATCGGCCGACGAACTCGCCGATCGCGCCCGCGTCTCTCCGACGACCGCGCGAAAGCACCTTCGAACGCTCACCGATGCCGGCGAGGTCACGACGACCGAAGACGGGGGGACGACGCTGTACCGGCGGTCGGAGACGGCCATCGTGACGGAACACGCCCAGACACTCCTACAGGAGCGGTCGCCCGAAGCGATCAGCACCGGGATCGCCGAAATGAAGGCGACGATCCGGGGGTGGCGCGAGGAGTACGGCGTCGACTCGCCCGAGGAGTTCGCCCGCGAGTTGGCCGTGGCCGACGCCGACGGCGAACACGGGTCCGTACTCACCGAGTGGCAGACGACTCGGCGCAATCTCGCGCTCGCACAGGCGGCGTTAGCGATCGCCGACGCGCAACGCGACGGCCACCTCACGGGAACGGACGACGGAGACGGCGGCCACGGCGACTCCTCGCTGCCGGTATGA
- a CDS encoding glycosyltransferase family 4 protein: protein MSDSSAGETVRAETVAGGSSEGVRRPGDDPIESDADRAAPRIPDGFEVLVVGPTYGGGIVSYISEQTERLAEYLTVTVHDSGAPPAGSGIRRVLYGLVMAVVALARFATRSPPDIVHVHASHHFSFYRKGPYVFFARHVWDVPVVVHVHGSGFDDFVETDSRAVAGYQRAVFGACDEIVVLSESWKDIVAARTSRSKLRVIPNAVDPEDYRAEPTDDHPHFVFISNLIERKGTEEFASAVETLADRHPGAFRVSIAGDGPLSDRIEALAAAHDEVTYHGYVSEQRKRELLSEGSVFVLPTYAEGLPIAMLEGMAGANAVVSTDVAAIPEVIDDDRGVLVDPGDVPALVDAIEALLIDPDRRTQMAETNRRTVEAEYSWQSAVDELLRMYASYA from the coding sequence ATGTCAGACAGTTCGGCGGGTGAGACGGTCCGGGCCGAAACGGTCGCCGGCGGGTCGTCCGAGGGCGTCCGACGACCGGGGGACGACCCCATCGAGTCGGACGCCGACCGAGCGGCGCCACGCATCCCCGATGGCTTCGAGGTACTGGTCGTCGGCCCGACCTACGGCGGCGGGATAGTGAGTTACATCTCCGAGCAGACCGAGCGGTTGGCCGAGTACCTGACGGTCACCGTTCACGACTCGGGCGCGCCGCCGGCGGGGTCGGGGATACGCCGGGTCCTCTACGGGCTGGTGATGGCGGTCGTCGCGCTCGCCCGATTCGCCACCCGTTCGCCTCCAGATATCGTCCACGTACACGCCTCACACCACTTTTCGTTCTACCGGAAGGGTCCGTACGTCTTCTTCGCGAGGCACGTCTGGGACGTGCCCGTCGTCGTCCACGTCCACGGGTCCGGGTTCGACGACTTCGTCGAGACGGATTCCCGAGCGGTCGCCGGGTATCAGCGGGCCGTGTTCGGCGCGTGCGACGAGATCGTCGTCCTCTCGGAGTCCTGGAAAGATATCGTGGCCGCCCGTACGTCCAGGTCGAAACTGCGCGTGATCCCCAACGCCGTCGACCCCGAGGACTACCGGGCAGAGCCGACCGACGACCACCCTCACTTCGTGTTCATTTCGAACCTGATCGAACGGAAGGGGACCGAGGAGTTCGCGTCGGCGGTCGAGACGCTGGCCGATCGCCACCCGGGAGCGTTCCGCGTCTCCATCGCGGGCGATGGCCCGCTGTCGGATCGGATCGAAGCGCTGGCCGCGGCCCACGACGAAGTCACGTATCACGGCTACGTCTCCGAGCAGCGAAAGCGGGAACTGCTCTCCGAGGGGTCGGTGTTCGTCCTCCCGACCTACGCGGAGGGGCTCCCGATCGCGATGCTGGAGGGAATGGCGGGTGCGAACGCCGTCGTCTCGACGGACGTCGCCGCGATCCCGGAAGTAATCGACGACGACCGTGGGGTCCTCGTCGACCCCGGCGACGTTCCAGCGCTGGTCGACGCAATCGAAGCGTTGCTGATCGACCCCGACCGGCGGACCCAGATGGCCGAGACCAACAGACGAACCGTCGAAGCCGAGTACTCCTGGCAATCGGCTGTCGACGAGCTCCTCCGGATGTACGCGAGCTACGCGTGA
- a CDS encoding transposase, whose translation MSEECKTLEAYLATPTQHKQRKLHDEHDRYEALLRESFNDECDTMTAVNEVVTGEDLNWHSKNALKQYVPNLLDEDTYNASQLADTHPIRYANTAAVFDHDDNRHHEICWEVPLPGRGTNVWIPLQLNPEQEDWWHSLIDDEDGSVCAGELRLQRDGNRWVLHVTANYEVEPDHSCSRVSDDVTPVGFDVGESKLLVGCALRDDTPVDPLFVDGGRVRHLRQKQASAEDRLKSRYASKLLDDLVWGRWQGTIEDEIEKASRQAVEYTSQFENPVIVLEYLDGITDEDIGKYWNRRLGKWLFSRLQSRIEDKAADHGIPVEYVYPHHTSKTCHACQHIGYRPHQGTFKCTNEECWVSEYQADLNAAANIANRLNPWGESLPVKWVGDDSPRSGGQWQAHEDTSPREGLLSERRASDDKVSSSSPAVGAGAEPETGDANTS comes from the coding sequence ATGAGTGAGGAATGCAAGACGCTCGAAGCGTATCTTGCTACACCCACTCAGCACAAGCAGCGCAAACTCCACGACGAACACGACCGATACGAAGCGTTGCTCCGAGAGAGCTTCAACGACGAGTGTGACACGATGACTGCCGTCAACGAGGTCGTCACAGGTGAAGACCTCAACTGGCACTCCAAAAATGCACTCAAACAATACGTACCAAACCTCCTTGACGAGGACACGTACAACGCGAGTCAACTCGCAGACACCCATCCAATCCGCTACGCCAACACCGCAGCCGTCTTCGACCACGATGACAACCGCCACCACGAGATCTGCTGGGAAGTCCCTCTTCCCGGTCGTGGAACGAACGTCTGGATACCGCTCCAGTTGAACCCAGAGCAAGAAGACTGGTGGCACTCTCTGATTGACGACGAAGACGGCAGCGTGTGCGCGGGCGAACTCCGTCTGCAACGCGACGGCAACCGTTGGGTGTTGCACGTCACGGCGAACTACGAAGTTGAACCAGACCACTCGTGTTCGCGCGTGAGTGACGACGTGACGCCAGTCGGGTTCGACGTGGGTGAGTCGAAACTCTTGGTGGGCTGTGCCCTCCGAGACGACACGCCCGTTGACCCGTTGTTCGTGGATGGTGGTCGCGTTCGACACCTCCGACAAAAACAAGCGAGCGCTGAAGACCGCTTGAAATCACGGTATGCTTCGAAACTCCTCGATGACCTCGTGTGGGGGCGGTGGCAAGGCACCATCGAAGATGAAATCGAGAAAGCCTCCAGACAGGCTGTCGAATACACCTCTCAGTTCGAGAACCCAGTTATTGTCCTCGAATACCTCGACGGAATCACCGACGAGGACATCGGGAAGTACTGGAACCGACGCCTCGGCAAGTGGCTGTTCTCCCGCTTACAGTCACGCATTGAGGATAAGGCAGCGGATCACGGCATTCCTGTGGAATACGTGTATCCGCATCACACGTCGAAGACGTGCCACGCCTGTCAACACATCGGGTACAGGCCGCATCAGGGCACGTTCAAGTGTACGAACGAGGAGTGTTGGGTGTCGGAGTATCAAGCGGATTTGAACGCAGCTGCGAACATAGCCAACCGGCTGAATCCGTGGGGAGAGAGCCTGCCCGTGAAATGGGTGGGCGATGACTCGCCACGGAGTGGGGGCCAGTGGCAGGCCCACGAAGACACGTCACCGAGAGAGGGACTCCTGTCCGAGAGGCGGGCTTCCGATGACAAGGTTTCGTCTAGCTCACCAGCAGTGGGAGCAGGGGCGGAGCCGGAGACCGGTGACGCGAACACGTCTTGA
- a CDS encoding ribbon-helix-helix domain-containing protein — protein MSKTDSDGNDPEIDRINLRISRSFLDVVDETWRERGFNSRSEFIRYALRDSVNHPEGAGVWKDLAISEAQFDKGEGTSSEEMREKYGTDAE, from the coding sequence ATGTCGAAAACCGATTCGGACGGAAACGATCCCGAGATCGACCGGATCAATCTCCGAATTTCACGGTCGTTTCTCGACGTGGTCGACGAGACGTGGCGCGAACGTGGATTCAACAGCCGGAGTGAGTTTATTCGCTATGCGCTCCGCGACTCCGTAAATCATCCCGAGGGAGCGGGCGTCTGGAAGGATCTGGCGATCAGTGAAGCGCAGTTCGACAAGGGTGAGGGGACTTCGAGCGAGGAGATGCGGGAGAAGTATGGGACAGACGCCGAGTGA
- a CDS encoding glycoside hydrolase family protein has translation MSGQRDPPASDREREGRNTGERGVDTGGRDVVRPTFEDTLAYARERDYTGWDLYDGESSRILRALPVDSKWLNLAFQQSVRRSPVNVRPLLFVEQRPNPMGTALFSMANLTAYDVTGDERYRADARRLADWVVENQVDGYGGFCVGHSHPLQGLSKRTTPDIPGVVGTSWATKALIAAGDRFDGPYHEVARSAADFVFESLDYGEAPTGARIDYKATDTGDHYTLNANALGARLLVDLYDAFGDATHRARAERILEYVAAQQTDRGGWMYRDPPEASHLSMDNFHNGFIVQSFLRYREVCDPEAFATTVDDAVAFYRELFTADGAPHFDESNVYPRDVHSSSQGAIVFSMLGEFDRAETILRWARENLSDGQGRFFHEQRRFYTDRTTLMRWCQAWMAYAMGEYLRRSETATASGRVPA, from the coding sequence ATGAGCGGCCAGCGGGACCCTCCGGCGTCGGACCGCGAGCGCGAGGGACGGAACACCGGCGAGCGCGGTGTCGACACCGGTGGTCGAGACGTCGTGCGACCGACCTTCGAGGACACGCTGGCCTACGCCCGGGAACGCGACTACACCGGCTGGGACCTCTACGACGGCGAGAGCAGCCGGATCCTGCGAGCGCTCCCGGTCGACAGCAAGTGGCTCAACCTCGCCTTCCAGCAGTCGGTCCGTCGCTCGCCCGTGAACGTCCGGCCGCTGTTGTTCGTCGAACAGCGGCCCAATCCGATGGGGACCGCGCTGTTCTCGATGGCGAATCTCACCGCATACGACGTGACGGGCGACGAGCGCTACCGCGCCGACGCCCGCCGGCTCGCCGACTGGGTCGTCGAGAACCAGGTCGACGGCTACGGCGGGTTTTGCGTCGGCCACAGCCACCCCCTGCAGGGGCTCTCGAAGCGCACGACACCGGATATCCCCGGGGTCGTCGGGACGTCGTGGGCGACGAAAGCGCTGATCGCGGCCGGCGACCGCTTCGACGGGCCGTATCACGAGGTTGCGCGTAGCGCCGCCGACTTCGTGTTCGAGAGCCTCGACTACGGCGAGGCGCCCACCGGTGCGCGGATCGACTACAAGGCGACCGACACGGGCGACCACTACACGCTCAACGCCAACGCGCTCGGGGCGCGACTGCTGGTCGACCTCTACGACGCCTTCGGCGACGCGACACACCGGGCCCGCGCCGAGCGCATCCTCGAATACGTGGCCGCCCAGCAGACCGACCGCGGCGGCTGGATGTACCGCGACCCCCCGGAGGCCTCGCACCTCTCGATGGACAACTTCCACAACGGGTTCATCGTCCAGTCGTTCCTCCGGTACCGCGAGGTCTGCGACCCGGAAGCGTTCGCGACGACCGTCGACGACGCGGTCGCGTTCTACCGGGAACTGTTCACCGCCGACGGCGCGCCCCACTTCGACGAATCGAACGTCTACCCCCGGGACGTCCACTCCTCTTCCCAGGGGGCGATCGTCTTCTCGATGCTCGGCGAGTTCGACCGCGCCGAGACGATCCTCCGGTGGGCACGCGAAAATCTCTCGGACGGTCAGGGGCGATTCTTCCACGAGCAGCGGCGCTTCTACACCGACCGCACGACGCTGATGCGCTGGTGTCAAGCCTGGATGGCCTACGCGATGGGGGAGTATCTCCGCCGGTCGGAGACGGCGACCGCGAGCGGGCGCGTTCCGGCCTGA
- a CDS encoding flavodoxin domain-containing protein produces MASFLVAYGTGEGQTAKVADRIVATLGDRGHDATAVNITAGAEDVDATEYDAVLVGASVRVGKHQGAVVDFVTDEREALSARPTAFFQVSLASASDRGVEQAAEYVESFCSETGWNPDRIAQFGGALRFSEYGFLTRLAMKLIAKRRLPGVDTTRDSEFTDWHAAADFADDVAAFVEGRHGIDAPNVDASEGR; encoded by the coding sequence ATGGCATCGTTTCTCGTCGCCTACGGAACGGGGGAGGGGCAGACAGCCAAGGTGGCCGACCGGATCGTCGCGACGCTCGGCGACCGCGGTCACGACGCGACGGCGGTGAACATCACGGCGGGGGCCGAGGACGTGGACGCTACAGAGTACGACGCGGTGCTGGTCGGGGCGTCGGTTCGCGTCGGGAAACACCAAGGAGCGGTCGTCGACTTCGTGACCGACGAGCGCGAGGCGCTCTCGGCGCGGCCGACCGCGTTCTTTCAGGTCTCGCTGGCCTCGGCGTCCGACCGAGGCGTCGAGCAGGCCGCGGAGTACGTCGAGTCGTTCTGCTCGGAGACGGGGTGGAACCCCGACCGGATCGCGCAGTTCGGCGGCGCGCTGCGATTCTCGGAGTACGGCTTCCTCACGCGGCTCGCGATGAAACTGATCGCGAAACGACGGCTGCCGGGGGTCGACACGACCCGGGATTCGGAGTTTACCGACTGGCACGCGGCGGCGGACTTCGCCGACGACGTCGCCGCCTTCGTCGAGGGTCGCCACGGTATCGACGCACCGAACGTCGACGCGTCGGAGGGGCGATGA
- the glmU gene encoding bifunctional sugar-1-phosphate nucleotidylyltransferase/acetyltransferase, producing the protein MSIDTAVVLAAGEGTRLRPLTRNRPKPMLPAANRPILEYVFDALVSADVREIVVVVGYKRGRVQDHFGPAYEGVEIEYVTQHKQLGSGHALLQAREVVDGPALVVNGDRVVDADIVRDVVDEFERSGDPSMAVLERPETSQYGAVVLHEGDVAELVEKPETDEYRLINAGVYAFESSVFDAIDATERSDGELALTDTIGRLMDDGRVRGIRTEGMWVDATYPWDLLAVADEVLARGHVDEPASGDGGRDAGVWVDPVATVHDTAVLQGPVVVGPDCEVGPGAVVGPNAALGQNVTVGANATVRNSVLDTDTRVESGSTLIDAVTGQDVTLGAGTVVPGGPADVRVGRQVFEDQRLGAVVADRVTAEGDASFSPGTLVGPGAHIGTSVRASGRIASRAEVTR; encoded by the coding sequence ATGAGCATCGATACGGCGGTGGTCCTCGCGGCGGGTGAGGGGACGCGGTTGCGGCCGCTGACGCGCAACCGGCCCAAGCCGATGTTACCCGCGGCCAACCGGCCGATCCTGGAGTACGTCTTCGACGCGCTGGTCTCGGCGGACGTGCGGGAGATCGTGGTCGTGGTGGGGTACAAGCGCGGTCGGGTACAGGACCACTTCGGGCCGGCCTACGAGGGGGTCGAGATCGAGTATGTCACCCAGCACAAGCAACTCGGCAGCGGGCACGCCCTCCTCCAGGCTCGCGAAGTCGTCGACGGGCCGGCGCTGGTCGTCAACGGCGACCGGGTCGTCGACGCCGACATCGTCCGCGACGTGGTCGACGAGTTCGAGCGCAGCGGCGACCCGTCGATGGCCGTCCTCGAACGGCCCGAGACCAGCCAGTACGGCGCGGTCGTCCTCCACGAGGGCGACGTGGCCGAACTCGTCGAGAAGCCCGAGACCGACGAATACCGACTGATCAACGCCGGCGTCTACGCCTTCGAGTCGTCGGTATTCGACGCCATCGACGCGACCGAGCGTTCGGACGGCGAACTCGCGCTGACCGACACGATCGGCCGGCTGATGGACGACGGCCGGGTGCGCGGTATCCGGACCGAGGGGATGTGGGTCGACGCGACCTACCCCTGGGACCTGCTGGCGGTGGCCGACGAAGTGCTCGCCCGCGGGCACGTCGACGAACCCGCGAGCGGCGACGGCGGCCGTGACGCCGGCGTGTGGGTCGATCCCGTGGCGACCGTCCACGACACGGCAGTCCTCCAGGGACCGGTCGTGGTCGGACCGGACTGCGAGGTCGGTCCCGGCGCCGTCGTCGGGCCGAACGCGGCGCTGGGCCAGAACGTGACCGTCGGCGCGAACGCGACGGTCCGGAACTCCGTCCTCGACACGGACACCCGCGTCGAGTCGGGCTCGACGCTCATCGACGCGGTGACGGGCCAGGACGTGACCCTCGGCGCCGGGACCGTCGTCCCGGGCGGTCCCGCGGACGTGCGCGTCGGCCGCCAGGTGTTCGAGGACCAGCGCCTCGGTGCCGTCGTCGCCGACCGCGTCACCGCCGAGGGCGACGCGAGTTTCTCGCCGGGGACGCTCGTCGGCCCCGGCGCGCACATCGGGACCAGCGTCCGCGCGAGCGGCCGCATCGCGAGCCGCGCGGAGGTGACTCGCTGA